One genomic window of Paenibacillus xylanilyticus includes the following:
- the cntE gene encoding staphylopine family metallophore export MFS transporter CntE has translation MDASANNHGKLNPVSFSFIRFYILAFLFFAANSALTIILPLRSEAAGLSQAEIGLMMGAYMFTCMLLRPLAAQLLGKHGPLRVMQWLLLLHAVTLVLFMISDVEAYLWLRALQGVATAFFSMTMQAGIVEKLEDKDRAQGLSMYTLFTMVPSLIVPILAIQIWESAREIWFTVLMIGLAALPMLIGYRVDLPRRTVQNQSYTLRDMIRSFRGIWRSTPLLISSAVMLFASCVFGATATFLPLYMVSTGLASAGVFLTIQGLVVILCRFVLRKKIPSDGSWNTWLIAGLMLCTALGTQMLALLEFIGPLVYLSAVFSGFALALMYPTLTTYLSFVLPADSRYVLMGMFMSSYDLGFSLGGLAMGLIVQNSSYSTMFTICTLLSVVAMMLVVIFRKRMESGNGERLSTAN, from the coding sequence TTGGATGCTTCTGCAAACAATCATGGCAAATTAAACCCGGTTTCTTTTTCCTTTATCCGGTTTTATATACTGGCTTTTTTATTTTTTGCCGCTAATTCGGCCTTAACGATTATTCTTCCACTGAGAAGTGAGGCAGCAGGATTGAGTCAGGCCGAGATAGGCCTCATGATGGGAGCTTACATGTTCACGTGTATGCTGCTGAGGCCGCTGGCTGCACAGCTTCTGGGGAAACATGGTCCTCTCCGGGTCATGCAATGGCTGCTTCTTCTGCATGCCGTAACGTTGGTGCTCTTCATGATCAGTGATGTGGAAGCTTACCTCTGGCTGCGGGCATTGCAGGGCGTGGCGACTGCGTTTTTCTCCATGACCATGCAGGCTGGCATTGTGGAAAAGCTCGAAGATAAGGACCGCGCACAGGGGTTATCCATGTATACACTCTTTACGATGGTTCCTTCTCTTATCGTTCCGATTCTGGCGATACAGATCTGGGAGAGTGCCCGCGAGATATGGTTTACGGTCCTCATGATTGGTTTGGCGGCACTGCCAATGCTGATCGGATATCGTGTAGATCTGCCCAGACGTACGGTGCAAAATCAGTCATATACGCTAAGGGACATGATCCGCTCCTTTCGTGGCATTTGGCGCAGTACACCGCTGTTGATCAGCAGTGCAGTCATGCTGTTTGCTTCCTGCGTATTTGGAGCAACGGCGACGTTTCTTCCGCTGTATATGGTATCGACGGGACTTGCGAGTGCCGGGGTGTTTTTAACGATCCAGGGACTGGTTGTTATTCTATGCCGATTTGTGCTGCGCAAAAAAATACCTTCCGACGGCAGCTGGAATACCTGGCTAATTGCCGGATTAATGCTGTGTACAGCTCTTGGAACCCAGATGCTCGCGCTGCTGGAGTTCATTGGTCCCCTGGTGTATTTGTCCGCGGTGTTTAGTGGTTTTGCCCTGGCACTCATGTATCCCACATTAACGACGTACCTGTCCTTCGTGCTCCCTGCCGATTCCAGGTATGTGCTGATGGGCATGTTCATGTCATCCTACGATCTGGGTTTCTCCTTGGGCGGACTCGCTATGGGTCTGATTGTTCAGAACAGCTCCTATTCCACGATGTTTACGATCTGTACGTTGCTTTCCGTGGTGGCCATGATGCTGGTCGTCATATTTAGAAAACGGATGGAATCTGGAAATGGAGAAAGGCTCTCTACTGCAAACTGA
- the cntE gene encoding staphylopine family metallophore export MFS transporter CntE: MSGALSWPFLRLYLLTLLYFSANAILNVIIPLRGESLGASSTVIGLVMGAYMFTTMFFRPWAGQIIQKHGPIRILRIILILNGLALILYTFTGLGGYFAARALQGVSTAFFSMALQIGIIDALPEKDRSQGISYYSLFSYIPGIAGPVLALGLWNAGGMDYFSIFMIGIAMITGLFGYSIRMDKTKEPGIDATQDKTGQKSGMLASFGELIRNPFLFKCSVIMLISSIVFGAITAFIPLYAPQLNYGNAGVFLMIQAAVVVVARIALRKKIPSDGTWHSSFMMGTMLLLTLAAACIGLSIQAGVIVFYLGAGLMGIAQAIVYPTLTTYLSFVLPQTNRNVLIGLFIATADLGVSLGGVVMGPVADLFSFSWMYLICAVLGVLMIIFAYDRRGLLSAMR, translated from the coding sequence GTGAGTGGAGCATTGTCATGGCCTTTTCTGCGTTTATATCTATTGACGCTCTTATACTTTAGCGCTAACGCCATCCTCAATGTCATCATCCCTTTAAGAGGTGAATCGTTGGGGGCAAGCAGCACTGTCATTGGTCTCGTCATGGGAGCGTACATGTTCACAACGATGTTTTTCAGGCCATGGGCAGGTCAGATTATTCAAAAGCATGGCCCGATCAGGATCCTTCGAATCATTCTGATTCTGAATGGGCTTGCGCTGATCCTGTATACCTTTACGGGATTGGGGGGCTATTTCGCAGCCCGTGCCCTGCAAGGGGTGTCTACCGCCTTTTTCTCCATGGCGCTCCAGATCGGCATCATCGATGCCTTGCCCGAGAAGGATCGTTCTCAGGGGATCTCATACTATTCCCTCTTTTCCTATATTCCGGGCATTGCCGGGCCGGTGCTTGCGCTGGGACTGTGGAATGCGGGCGGAATGGATTATTTCTCCATCTTCATGATTGGGATTGCCATGATAACAGGACTGTTTGGTTACAGTATCAGGATGGACAAGACGAAGGAACCAGGGATTGATGCAACACAGGACAAGACTGGACAGAAGTCCGGTATGCTGGCTTCCTTCGGAGAACTGATCCGAAATCCATTTTTGTTCAAATGCAGTGTCATTATGCTCATCTCGTCGATTGTGTTCGGTGCCATAACGGCATTTATTCCGCTGTACGCTCCACAATTGAATTACGGAAATGCTGGCGTGTTTCTGATGATACAGGCTGCGGTCGTTGTGGTTGCCCGTATTGCGCTTAGAAAAAAAATCCCGTCGGACGGAACATGGCACTCTTCATTTATGATGGGAACGATGCTGCTGCTGACACTCGCTGCTGCGTGTATAGGACTGTCCATTCAGGCAGGTGTAATCGTATTTTATCTGGGCGCGGGACTCATGGGCATTGCACAGGCCATCGTGTATCCAACGCTGACGACCTATCTGTCTTTTGTCCTGCCGCAGACGAACCGCAACGTGCTCATTGGTTTATTCATTGCAACGGCGGATTTGGGCGTATCGCTTGGGGGTGTCGTTATGGGGCCGGTTGCTGATCTGTTTTCTTTTTCCTGGATGTATTTGATCTGTGCCGTACTTGGCGTACTGATGATTATTTTTGCGTATGACCGTAGGGGACTATTGTCAGCGATGAGATAG
- a CDS encoding ABC transporter ATP-binding protein, which translates to MLNVDHVHKSYPLGGLFSGGRKSVLHDVSFECSRGECLGIIGESGSGKSTLGRLILGMERPEQGKILLEGRSVLDRKARRGRISAVFQDYKSSINPFFTVEEAIMEPLRLQKKNPEGHAHSLKIDVLLSQVGLDNSYRSRYPHELSGGEVQRVCIARAISTEPQCIVLDEAISSLDVSVQTQVLHVLKELKEIYQLTYIFITHDIQAAAYICDRVVIFREGRIEEIVPIQQLRTVKSEYARKLLDHLITF; encoded by the coding sequence TTGCTAAACGTTGATCATGTTCATAAATCCTATCCACTAGGCGGCTTGTTTTCCGGAGGACGGAAATCCGTTCTGCATGATGTCAGTTTTGAATGCTCGCGCGGAGAATGCCTGGGGATCATCGGGGAGAGCGGGAGTGGAAAGTCCACCTTGGGCAGACTGATTTTGGGGATGGAACGCCCGGAGCAAGGAAAGATTTTGCTCGAAGGCAGATCTGTGCTGGACAGAAAGGCAAGAAGGGGCCGGATTAGTGCCGTTTTTCAGGATTACAAGTCGTCGATCAATCCGTTTTTTACGGTCGAGGAAGCCATTATGGAACCACTGCGCCTACAAAAAAAGAACCCGGAAGGCCATGCCCATTCGCTCAAAATCGATGTGCTGCTTAGCCAGGTTGGGCTGGATAACTCATACCGATCCAGGTATCCGCATGAATTGTCAGGGGGAGAAGTGCAGCGGGTTTGTATCGCCAGGGCCATCTCAACAGAGCCTCAGTGCATTGTGCTGGACGAAGCAATCAGTTCGCTGGATGTATCGGTTCAGACTCAAGTGCTCCATGTGCTGAAAGAGCTGAAGGAGATCTATCAGCTGACCTATATATTCATCACCCACGATATCCAGGCAGCTGCCTATATTTGTGACAGAGTGGTCATTTTCAGAGAGGGTCGCATCGAAGAAATTGTGCCTATCCAGCAGCTGAGAACCGTGAAGTCCGAGTATGCGAGAAAGCTGCTGGACCATTTAATTACTTTCTAA
- the cntD gene encoding staphylopine uptake ABC transporter ATP-binding protein CntD translates to MNILEVEQLRIWDALTEEVIVPNSSFQLKQGECLAIVGESGSGKSMTCRSIMRLNKPAIRQSGRILFQGVDLNQLTEQDMRKKRGRNLCMILQNGMGAFDPSCVIGVHLRETLQAHYGWNGKEVEQNMKLAMERVMLRNPVHIMNQYPHQLSGGMLQRIMIALALVLEPDVIIADEPTTALDTISQYEVVEQLIQLRERMGCSMIFVSHDLGVVRKIADEVLIMKDGHIVESGSIHSVFSKPQHPYTQFLVSTRQELSNHFRQLMQEEQHIAKR, encoded by the coding sequence ATGAATATATTGGAAGTTGAGCAGCTGCGAATATGGGATGCCCTTACGGAAGAAGTCATCGTGCCCAATAGTTCATTCCAGTTGAAGCAAGGGGAGTGCCTCGCCATTGTAGGAGAAAGCGGGAGCGGCAAGTCGATGACATGCAGGTCCATCATGCGCCTGAATAAACCAGCCATCCGGCAGTCCGGCCGGATTCTATTCCAAGGAGTAGATCTGAACCAGCTCACGGAGCAGGACATGCGCAAAAAAAGGGGCCGGAATCTGTGCATGATTCTCCAGAACGGAATGGGTGCATTTGACCCCTCCTGTGTGATCGGTGTTCATCTGAGAGAGACCCTTCAAGCGCATTATGGATGGAATGGCAAGGAAGTGGAGCAGAACATGAAATTGGCCATGGAGCGGGTCATGCTGAGAAATCCGGTGCACATCATGAATCAATATCCTCACCAGCTGTCAGGAGGCATGCTGCAGCGAATCATGATTGCGCTGGCACTCGTGCTGGAACCGGATGTGATCATAGCGGATGAACCTACAACGGCTCTGGATACGATTTCTCAATACGAAGTGGTCGAGCAGCTGATCCAATTGCGGGAACGAATGGGATGCTCCATGATTTTTGTTTCGCATGATCTTGGAGTCGTACGAAAGATCGCGGATGAGGTTCTGATCATGAAGGATGGACATATTGTGGAGTCCGGCAGCATTCACTCCGTCTTTTCGAAACCGCAGCACCCGTATACACAGTTCTTGGTGTCCACCCGCCAGGAGCTGAGCAATCATTTCAGGCAATTGATGCAGGAGGAACAGCATATTGCTAAACGTTGA
- the cntC gene encoding staphylopine uptake ABC transporter permease subunit CntC: MRNLRNLSQDKLAMASLAFIVVMIVAGVLAPLFAPHDPEEVNMKLRYASASWSYLLGNDHLGRCVLSRLIYGIRPSVLWVLVALLASVLLGALVGFISGYFKGKTDAILMRICDIMLSFPGYVMTLAVVGILGAGLENILIAFVVMKWAWFARVIRTSVMQYSEMDYVRFARASGISHLRIIHKHILPVTFSDIAVISSSSICSMILQISGLSFLGLGVQAPQAEWGMMLNEAREVMFSRPELMLAPGLAIVLVVSAFNFLSDALQVALDPKLMTSKPGGKLRGRKRGEQVSYEYIGS; this comes from the coding sequence ATGAGAAACCTTCGCAATTTAAGCCAGGATAAGCTCGCCATGGCATCTCTTGCCTTTATCGTGGTGATGATCGTTGCTGGCGTTCTTGCTCCCTTGTTTGCACCGCATGATCCCGAAGAAGTGAACATGAAGCTCAGGTATGCATCAGCATCGTGGTCGTATCTCCTTGGCAATGATCATCTGGGCAGATGTGTGTTGTCGCGGCTGATCTATGGCATTCGGCCAAGTGTACTGTGGGTTTTGGTTGCTCTGCTGGCTTCTGTTCTTCTGGGGGCCCTCGTGGGGTTCATCTCAGGTTACTTTAAAGGAAAAACCGACGCCATCCTCATGAGGATCTGTGATATTATGCTTTCTTTTCCGGGATACGTGATGACGCTTGCGGTCGTTGGCATTTTGGGTGCTGGACTTGAAAATATTCTGATCGCTTTTGTGGTCATGAAATGGGCATGGTTTGCCCGGGTTATTCGTACATCAGTCATGCAATATTCCGAGATGGATTATGTGAGATTCGCCAGGGCTTCGGGAATCAGCCACCTGCGCATCATTCACAAGCACATTTTGCCCGTCACCTTTTCCGACATTGCTGTCATTTCGAGCAGCTCCATCTGCTCCATGATCCTGCAAATTTCCGGGCTGTCATTTCTCGGATTGGGCGTTCAGGCACCGCAAGCAGAGTGGGGCATGATGCTGAATGAGGCCAGAGAAGTCATGTTCTCCAGGCCGGAGCTGATGCTTGCGCCAGGTCTGGCGATTGTTTTGGTCGTATCGGCATTCAATTTTCTGTCCGATGCGCTGCAGGTGGCACTTGACCCCAAATTGATGACGTCCAAACCGGGCGGCAAGCTTCGCGGAAGGAAGAGAGGTGAACAGGTCTCTTATGAATATATTGGAAGTTGA
- the opp1B gene encoding nickel/cobalt ABC transporter permease: protein MGSFIVKRILLAIPLLLIISFLTFVLINLSPLDPAVVVLQAQEVPQITDELIAQTKAELGMDRPFMIQYGNWLMACLQLDFGESYVTGNPVWSMIGPAFVNTLKLTLISSVFIILFSIMLGVICAMKEGKMMDKSVRGFSFLLTAIPSYWLAAMLIWYFSVKLDLLPTSGMDSAQSYILPVIVITVSYVGIYFRSVRSSMLNNLNEDYVLYARASGIPERKVTMHILRNSLQVSVSIFCMAIPIVLGSTVVIENVFAWPGLGRLSVRSILSRDFPIIQAYVLILAVTFVLFNTLSDIVNAALNPKLRKEFE, encoded by the coding sequence ATGGGGAGTTTTATCGTCAAACGGATTCTGCTCGCAATACCCCTGCTGCTGATTATTTCGTTTTTAACCTTTGTTTTGATCAATCTGTCACCGCTGGATCCTGCCGTTGTTGTACTGCAGGCGCAGGAAGTACCGCAGATTACGGATGAGTTGATTGCCCAAACCAAGGCAGAGCTCGGCATGGATCGGCCGTTTATGATTCAATACGGAAACTGGCTGATGGCCTGTCTTCAACTGGACTTTGGCGAATCCTATGTGACCGGAAATCCCGTCTGGTCCATGATTGGCCCGGCATTTGTGAACACGCTCAAATTAACGCTGATTTCTTCTGTCTTCATTATCCTTTTCTCGATCATGTTAGGTGTAATCTGTGCGATGAAGGAAGGGAAAATGATGGATAAGTCCGTACGTGGCTTCTCCTTCCTGCTCACGGCGATACCTTCCTACTGGCTTGCAGCGATGCTGATCTGGTACTTCTCCGTCAAGCTTGATCTGCTGCCCACCAGCGGAATGGATTCGGCGCAGAGCTATATTCTTCCGGTCATCGTCATTACGGTAAGTTATGTAGGGATCTACTTCAGGAGCGTTAGAAGCTCCATGCTTAACAATTTAAATGAAGATTATGTTCTATACGCCCGAGCCAGCGGAATCCCCGAGAGAAAGGTAACAATGCATATCTTGCGGAATTCGCTGCAGGTGTCCGTTTCCATCTTTTGTATGGCTATTCCCATTGTACTTGGAAGCACGGTTGTGATTGAAAATGTGTTCGCCTGGCCAGGCCTGGGCCGTTTAAGCGTCAGATCCATCCTGAGCCGGGATTTTCCGATTATCCAGGCGTACGTGCTTATTCTGGCTGTCACGTTTGTACTGTTTAATACACTTTCCGATATCGTGAACGCGGCACTGAATCCCAAACTCAGAAAGGAATTCGAATGA
- the cntA gene encoding staphylopine-dependent metal ABC transporter substrate-binding lipoprotein: protein MGLSIIFALMLVVLAGCGEKGTAQTGAAEGEKKTDLIYASAKDINDMNPHLYTGSMPAQGMVYESLVENTADGIQPLLAESWDISEDGKVYTFHLREDVKFQDGEPFNAEAVKANFDAVQANSEKHAWIKLSTKIVSTNVIDEHTVELVLSSTYYPTLVELSMTRPYVFISPKDMIQGGTKDGVNGYHGTGPYMLTEHKVDENATFEANESYWGGKPEIQKIVAKVLPAGETTFLALQKGEIDFVFTDDRGADSIDVHAMNQLAESGEYQVIRSEPMNTSIIAVNSSKRNNPVSETAVREAIWHAIDRDTISNDIFEGTQTPAQTLFSSNVNYADVELKTRPYDVSTAEKLLDEAGWTIGSGAAVRTKEGQELKMDLYYDSNSSTQKTQAEYIQNELKNIGIQLSIIGEESSSIANRRSTGEYDLLFNQTWGLAYDPQSTISAFASSSAYLHTTSGMAGAKEMYAKIEDVMVSTDESARKALYADIMSMVHEEAVFIPLTNGSMTIVAPKNLDGIAFKQTQFELPFERMKFQ, encoded by the coding sequence ATGGGCTTAAGTATTATATTTGCGCTGATGTTGGTCGTATTGGCCGGCTGCGGCGAGAAGGGAACTGCACAGACGGGGGCAGCCGAGGGAGAGAAGAAGACGGATCTGATCTATGCTTCCGCCAAGGATATTAATGATATGAATCCCCATTTGTATACAGGCTCCATGCCTGCTCAAGGTATGGTATATGAGTCATTGGTCGAAAACACGGCAGATGGCATTCAGCCCTTGCTTGCGGAATCATGGGATATTTCCGAGGATGGGAAGGTCTATACCTTTCATTTGCGAGAAGATGTGAAATTCCAGGACGGAGAACCGTTCAACGCCGAGGCGGTCAAAGCTAACTTTGATGCGGTCCAGGCCAATAGTGAGAAACATGCGTGGATTAAGCTGTCCACCAAAATTGTGAGTACCAATGTCATTGATGAACACACCGTTGAATTGGTGCTGTCCAGTACCTATTATCCGACATTGGTGGAATTGTCCATGACCCGGCCCTATGTGTTCATTTCCCCCAAAGACATGATCCAAGGCGGGACCAAGGATGGTGTGAATGGCTACCATGGAACAGGGCCGTACATGCTTACGGAGCATAAGGTAGACGAGAATGCAACGTTTGAGGCGAACGAAAGTTATTGGGGAGGCAAACCCGAAATTCAAAAAATCGTAGCCAAAGTTCTCCCGGCAGGAGAGACAACGTTTCTGGCCCTGCAAAAAGGTGAAATTGACTTCGTGTTCACCGATGACCGGGGTGCCGACAGTATTGATGTTCATGCGATGAATCAACTGGCTGAATCAGGGGAGTATCAGGTGATACGAAGTGAACCGATGAACACGAGCATCATTGCGGTCAACAGCAGCAAAAGGAATAATCCGGTCAGTGAAACAGCCGTGCGAGAAGCCATCTGGCATGCCATAGATCGGGATACCATCAGCAACGACATTTTTGAGGGAACACAGACCCCTGCCCAGACCCTATTCTCTTCCAATGTGAATTACGCCGACGTGGAATTGAAGACACGACCTTATGATGTAAGCACAGCAGAGAAGCTGCTGGACGAAGCGGGCTGGACTATAGGCAGTGGTGCTGCTGTACGAACCAAAGAAGGGCAAGAGCTGAAGATGGATTTGTATTATGACAGCAATTCCTCTACGCAGAAAACGCAGGCTGAATATATTCAAAATGAATTGAAAAATATCGGTATCCAGCTATCGATTATCGGCGAAGAATCCTCATCCATCGCTAACCGAAGATCTACGGGCGAGTATGATCTGCTGTTCAATCAAACGTGGGGACTGGCTTATGATCCTCAGAGCACCATTTCTGCCTTTGCCTCCAGCTCAGCCTATCTGCATACAACAAGCGGGATGGCTGGTGCCAAGGAAATGTACGCCAAGATTGAAGACGTGATGGTGTCTACCGATGAGAGTGCAAGGAAAGCACTGTATGCTGACATCATGAGCATGGTTCACGAGGAAGCCGTGTTTATCCCTCTTACGAACGGAAGCATGACGATTGTGGCACCCAAAAACCTGGATGGCATTGCATTTAAGCAGACTCAATTTGAGCTGCCATTTGAGCGCATGAAATTTCAATAG
- a CDS encoding opine metallophore biosynthesis dehydrogenase, with translation MSGFERVLIMGTGPASIQLAVLFKKQRGSTIGVAGRESVRSNEFFGALDRHDQHILVSVQNEKHRSLAGECRVDRVFTGYSRIEGSWDTLILAVTTDAYVQVLSQVDPDVLKQVQCIVLVSPTFGSNRLVHQYVSELGYTPEVISFSTYCGDTRWTDGQPSNHVVTTGVKKKLYIGSTRTPSEAVNELCKMVDQLGVVMEVMASPFEAETRNISLYVHPALFMNEFSLNAIFGNAGVQRYVYKLYPEGPINQHLIRDMLAGWKEIMRITDRLHITPLNLLQFMTDDNYPVHLQSLSRSDIEEFVGLQDIHQEYLLYIRYTSLLIDPFSQPDEQGKYFDFSAVPFRKMFINHEGQLEIPRMPQEDYYRIKIIQGIARHLRVDCPTLDKFIATYENKLVQVAQEQRELPLSSTFQIRTFADDLNMICEGLEIDHQEETL, from the coding sequence ATGAGTGGTTTTGAACGAGTCTTAATCATGGGAACCGGGCCTGCATCCATTCAACTAGCTGTATTATTCAAGAAACAACGAGGATCCACCATTGGTGTGGCCGGAAGGGAATCGGTTAGATCCAATGAATTCTTCGGTGCATTGGACCGTCATGATCAGCACATTCTTGTAAGCGTTCAGAATGAGAAGCATCGGAGTCTGGCAGGCGAGTGTAGAGTGGATCGGGTCTTTACCGGGTACAGCCGTATTGAAGGCAGCTGGGATACGCTGATTCTTGCTGTCACGACAGATGCTTATGTTCAGGTATTAAGTCAGGTGGATCCGGACGTTCTGAAGCAGGTCCAGTGCATCGTGCTGGTATCTCCCACATTTGGATCGAACCGCCTGGTTCATCAGTATGTAAGTGAGTTAGGGTACACGCCGGAAGTGATCAGTTTCTCCACCTATTGCGGGGATACGCGATGGACAGATGGACAGCCTTCCAATCATGTCGTGACAACCGGAGTGAAGAAAAAACTGTATATCGGCTCCACTCGAACCCCTTCAGAAGCAGTAAACGAATTATGCAAAATGGTTGATCAGCTCGGAGTGGTGATGGAAGTGATGGCCTCCCCGTTTGAGGCGGAGACACGAAACATCTCGCTGTATGTGCATCCGGCGTTATTCATGAATGAATTTTCTTTAAACGCGATCTTTGGAAATGCTGGCGTCCAGAGGTATGTCTACAAGCTCTACCCGGAAGGGCCTATCAACCAACATCTCATACGGGATATGCTCGCAGGATGGAAAGAAATCATGAGGATTACAGACCGGCTGCACATAACGCCGCTCAACCTGCTTCAATTCATGACGGACGATAACTATCCGGTTCATTTACAGAGTTTATCGCGTTCTGATATCGAAGAATTTGTCGGTTTGCAGGACATACATCAGGAGTATTTGCTGTACATACGGTATACCTCGTTACTGATTGACCCTTTCTCGCAGCCAGACGAACAAGGGAAATATTTTGACTTTTCGGCTGTGCCATTCCGGAAGATGTTCATCAATCACGAAGGACAGCTTGAGATCCCAAGGATGCCCCAGGAAGATTATTACCGGATCAAAATCATTCAGGGCATTGCAAGGCATCTCCGGGTGGACTGCCCCACCTTAGACAAATTCATCGCAACCTATGAGAACAAACTGGTGCAAGTAGCACAGGAACAGAGAGAATTGCCGTTATCCAGCACATTTCAGATCCGGACGTTTGCTGATGATCTGAACATGATCTGTGAAGGACTTGAAATTGATCATCAGGAGGAAACATTGTGA
- a CDS encoding nicotianamine synthase family protein — protein sequence MNMVVDFTRQLNDFLNTFEQLARKYDHSILHAEQMELAINAYSQWITDKRHESFWAEQEHEEGTGFTQLVLDLRHQSSRCVAIMEKYRALKLQHGEVEIADYFKNIEECIEKEFGSFHVTSDSKVLLIGSGAFPMTPLLIARRTGAQVVGIDIDEEAIGLGRAVVNTLGAGLRIHLQKAFVQELDFTKEATHIIFSSTVAMKYDILNQLHSLTNEHVVVAMRYGNGLKSLFNYPQQETDPRKWRLVDNILRPHDVFDIALYQKSSHVG from the coding sequence ATGAATATGGTCGTGGATTTTACCAGACAGTTGAATGATTTTCTGAATACCTTTGAACAACTTGCCCGGAAATATGATCATTCCATTCTTCATGCAGAACAGATGGAGCTGGCCATCAATGCCTATTCCCAGTGGATCACGGATAAGCGCCATGAGTCGTTCTGGGCAGAGCAGGAGCATGAGGAGGGCACCGGGTTCACACAGCTTGTACTGGATTTAAGGCATCAATCCTCCCGCTGCGTAGCGATCATGGAGAAATATCGGGCATTGAAGCTGCAGCACGGAGAAGTGGAGATTGCGGATTATTTCAAAAATATTGAGGAATGCATTGAGAAGGAATTCGGTAGTTTCCATGTAACTTCAGACTCCAAGGTGCTTCTGATCGGATCGGGAGCATTTCCAATGACTCCCCTGCTTATCGCCAGAAGAACGGGGGCACAGGTGGTAGGCATTGATATTGATGAAGAGGCGATCGGCTTAGGCCGGGCGGTTGTGAATACATTGGGGGCTGGTCTCCGCATCCATTTGCAAAAGGCATTTGTTCAGGAGCTCGATTTTACGAAAGAAGCCACGCATATCATTTTCAGTTCCACAGTCGCCATGAAATATGACATCCTGAATCAGCTTCATTCGCTTACTAATGAGCACGTTGTTGTTGCGATGCGATATGGCAATGGATTGAAGTCCTTGTTCAATTACCCTCAGCAGGAGACGGACCCGCGGAAATGGCGATTGGTTGATAACATCTTGCGTCCACACGATGTGTTTGACATTGCACTGTATCAGAAATCTTCGCATGTCGGATAA
- a CDS encoding diaminopimelate epimerase has translation MKQEIEFIKFNPTQNMTVLVKTSHPAEEYQHIASSIMSYDHVYAEQVGFIVPTLQRGAAARLQMAGGEFCGNACMALAAYLASEQELGSRDYTELLLEVSGTEQLITCQVRKQLNEYFCQVNMPIPRQIERQTITYEGFDQDMIIVRYEEFIHIVVEVDGFDDGIRTRAQNLARLLGLTLGDKLIGILLFNPLSEELAPLIYVPGLDSLIWERGCGSGTASLGAYLAWKTGREITALIKQPGGSINVVARFDEHGLGSIHIEGSVGIVAQGTAFIDVQQMDMNKGETHEYGRGFYQTVE, from the coding sequence ATGAAACAGGAGATCGAATTTATCAAGTTTAATCCAACACAGAACATGACGGTTTTGGTGAAAACAAGTCATCCAGCAGAGGAGTACCAACATATCGCTTCAAGCATCATGTCCTACGATCATGTCTATGCGGAGCAGGTCGGATTTATTGTGCCAACCCTTCAGCGCGGAGCTGCAGCGCGGTTGCAGATGGCCGGAGGAGAGTTTTGTGGTAATGCCTGCATGGCTCTGGCAGCCTACCTTGCATCTGAACAGGAGCTGGGTTCTCGAGATTACACTGAATTGCTGCTTGAGGTATCGGGTACAGAGCAGTTGATCACCTGCCAAGTGAGAAAACAGCTGAATGAATACTTTTGTCAGGTGAACATGCCGATTCCCAGACAGATTGAACGGCAGACCATAACGTACGAAGGATTCGATCAGGATATGATTATTGTCCGGTACGAGGAATTCATTCATATCGTGGTGGAGGTGGATGGGTTCGATGATGGGATCCGAACAAGAGCACAAAACCTCGCGCGTCTGCTTGGACTAACCCTGGGAGACAAACTGATTGGCATTTTGTTGTTCAACCCACTTTCGGAAGAGTTGGCTCCACTGATTTATGTTCCCGGACTGGATAGCCTGATATGGGAGAGAGGATGCGGTTCAGGTACAGCTTCGCTTGGTGCTTACCTTGCATGGAAGACAGGAAGAGAGATTACCGCCCTAATTAAACAGCCGGGAGGTTCGATTAACGTCGTGGCCCGGTTTGATGAACATGGGCTGGGAAGCATTCACATTGAGGGTTCTGTCGGCATTGTGGCACAGGGGACAGCTTTTATTGATGTACAACAGATGGACATGAATAAGGGGGAAACACATGAATATGGTCGTGGATTTTACCAGACAGTTGAATGA